Proteins encoded together in one Neisseria lactamica window:
- the ftsB gene encoding cell division protein FtsB, translating to MKWVTVVLSVALACCQYSLWFGKGSIGRNNNLKDQIAVQEEKNQTLALRNHSLAAEVYDLENGQEAISEIARVELGYIQDGETFYRLIRHNR from the coding sequence ATGAAGTGGGTAACTGTCGTTTTATCCGTCGCCCTCGCCTGCTGCCAGTACAGCCTCTGGTTCGGCAAAGGCAGTATCGGGCGCAACAACAACCTGAAAGATCAGATTGCCGTTCAGGAAGAAAAAAACCAGACACTCGCCCTACGCAACCATTCCCTTGCAGCCGAAGTCTATGATTTGGAAAACGGTCAAGAAGCCATTTCGGAAATCGCCCGGGTAGAGCTGGGTTATATCCAAGACGGCGAAACCTTTTACCGACTCATCAGGCATAACCGGTAA
- the kdsA gene encoding 3-deoxy-8-phosphooctulonate synthase has product MDIKINDITIGNNSPFVLFGGINVLEDLDSTLQTCAHYVEVTRKLGIPYIFKASFDKANRSSIHSYRGVGLEEGLKIFEKVKAEFGIPVITDVHEPYQCRPVAEVCDVIQLPAFLARQTDLVAAMAETGNVINIKKPQFLSPSQMKNIVEKFREAGNGKLILCERGSSFGYDNLIVDMLGFGVMKQTCGNLPVIFDVTHSLQTRDAGSAASGGRRAQALDLALAGMATRLAGLFLESHHDPKLAKCDGPSALPLHLLEDFLIRIKALDDLIKSQPILTIE; this is encoded by the coding sequence ATGGATATTAAAATCAACGACATCACCATCGGCAACAACTCGCCCTTCGTCCTATTCGGCGGCATCAACGTTTTAGAAGATTTGGATTCCACCCTCCAAACCTGCGCGCATTACGTCGAAGTAACCCGCAAACTGGGCATCCCCTATATCTTTAAAGCCTCTTTCGACAAGGCAAACCGTTCCTCCATCCATTCTTATCGCGGCGTAGGCTTGGAAGAAGGCTTAAAGATTTTCGAAAAAGTCAAAGCGGAATTCGGCATCCCCGTCATTACCGACGTACACGAACCCTATCAGTGCCGACCCGTTGCCGAAGTGTGCGATGTCATCCAGCTTCCCGCCTTTCTTGCGCGGCAGACCGATTTGGTGGCCGCAATGGCGGAAACGGGCAATGTTATCAATATCAAAAAACCCCAGTTCCTCAGCCCTTCGCAAATGAAAAATATCGTGGAAAAATTCCGCGAAGCCGGCAACGGGAAACTGATTTTATGCGAACGCGGCAGCAGCTTCGGCTACGACAACCTCATTGTCGATATGCTCGGTTTCGGCGTGATGAAACAGACTTGCGGTAACCTGCCGGTTATTTTCGACGTTACCCATTCCCTGCAAACCCGCGATGCCGGTTCTGCCGCATCCGGCGGTCGTCGCGCACAGGCTTTGGATTTGGCACTTGCAGGCATGGCAACCCGCCTTGCCGGCCTGTTCCTCGAATCGCACCATGATCCGAAACTGGCAAAATGCGACGGCCCCAGCGCGCTGCCGCTGCACCTTTTAGAAGATTTTTTAATCCGCATCAAAGCATTGGACGATTTAATCAAATCACAACCGATTTTAACAATCGAGTAA
- the mutM gene encoding DNA-formamidopyrimidine glycosylase, whose translation MPELPEVETTLRGIAPHIEGKTVEAVVLRQLKLRWQINPDLGEILSGRQVLSCGRRAKYLIVRFQTGILLIHLGMSGSLRIFTPSDGRIGRPDRHDHVDIVFSDGTVMRYRDPRKFGAILWYEGIEEHHQLLEKLGPEPLSEAFCADYLYARLKAQKRAVKLALMDNAVVVGVGNIYANESLFRAGISPHRPANRLKKKECALLVETVKAVLQRAIETGGSTLRDFVDSDGKSGYFQQEYTVYGRHNQPCPRCGGLIVKETLGQRGTFYCPNCQK comes from the coding sequence ATGCCGGAATTGCCGGAAGTGGAAACGACGTTGCGCGGCATCGCGCCGCATATTGAAGGAAAAACGGTGGAAGCCGTGGTATTGCGCCAACTGAAGCTGCGCTGGCAGATTAATCCCGATTTGGGGGAGATTTTGTCCGGCCGGCAGGTTTTGTCCTGCGGCAGGCGGGCGAAGTATCTGATTGTCCGTTTCCAAACGGGGATTTTGCTGATTCACTTGGGGATGTCGGGCAGCTTGCGGATTTTTACGCCGTCGGACGGACGTATCGGCAGGCCGGACAGGCACGATCACGTCGATATTGTGTTTTCAGACGGCACAGTCATGCGTTACCGCGATCCGCGAAAGTTCGGCGCGATACTTTGGTATGAGGGAATCGAAGAACATCATCAGCTGCTGGAAAAACTGGGGCCGGAGCCTTTGTCGGAGGCATTTTGTGCGGATTATCTGTATGCGAGGCTGAAGGCGCAGAAACGCGCGGTCAAACTTGCCCTGATGGACAATGCGGTTGTGGTCGGCGTGGGCAATATTTATGCCAACGAGAGCCTGTTCAGAGCGGGCATTTCGCCCCACCGTCCTGCCAACCGTCTGAAAAAGAAAGAGTGCGCGCTTTTGGTTGAAACCGTCAAAGCGGTGTTACAGCGCGCCATTGAAACGGGCGGCAGCACCTTGAGGGATTTTGTGGACAGCGACGGCAAAAGCGGCTACTTCCAACAAGAATATACGGTGTACGGGCGGCACAATCAACCGTGCCCCCGGTGCGGCGGTTTGATTGTGAAAGAAACTTTGGGGCAGCGCGGCACGTTTTACTGCCCGAACTGTCAGAAATAG
- the eno gene encoding phosphopyruvate hydratase → MSAIVDIFAREILDSRGNPTVECDVLLESGVMGRAAVPSGASTGQKEALELRDGDKSRYSGKGVLKAVEHVNNQIAQALIGIDANEQSYIDQIMIELDGTENKGNLGANATLAVSMAVARAAAEDSGLPLYRYLGGAGPMSLPVPMMNVINGGEHANNSLNIQEFMIMPVGAKSFREALRCGAEIFHALKKLCDGKGFPTTVGDEGGFAPNLNSHKEALQLMVEATEAAGYKAGEDVLFALDCASSEFYKDGKYHLEAEGRFYTSAEFAEYLEGLVNEFPIISIEDGMDENDWEGWKLLTEKLGGKVQLVGDDLFVTNPKILAEGIEKGVANALLVKVNQIGTLSETLKAVDLAKRNRYACVMSHRSGETEDSTIADLAVATNCMQIKTGSLSRSDRMAKYNQLLRIEEELAEAAYYPGKAAFYQLGK, encoded by the coding sequence ATGAGCGCAATCGTTGATATTTTTGCCCGCGAGATTTTGGACTCACGCGGCAACCCCACCGTAGAATGCGATGTATTGCTGGAATCCGGAGTCATGGGACGCGCAGCCGTACCAAGCGGCGCATCAACCGGTCAGAAAGAAGCTTTGGAACTGCGCGACGGTGACAAATCCCGCTATTCCGGCAAAGGCGTATTGAAGGCGGTCGAACACGTCAACAACCAAATCGCCCAAGCCCTCATCGGTATCGATGCCAACGAACAATCTTATATCGACCAAATTATGATTGAATTGGACGGTACTGAAAACAAAGGCAATTTGGGTGCGAACGCCACTTTGGCGGTTTCCATGGCGGTTGCACGCGCCGCTGCCGAAGATTCGGGTCTGCCGCTTTACCGCTACTTGGGCGGCGCAGGCCCGATGTCCCTGCCTGTACCGATGATGAACGTCATCAACGGCGGCGAACACGCCAACAACAGCCTGAACATCCAAGAATTTATGATTATGCCCGTCGGCGCAAAATCTTTCCGCGAAGCATTGCGCTGCGGCGCGGAAATCTTCCACGCGCTGAAAAAACTGTGCGATGGTAAAGGCTTCCCGACTACCGTCGGCGACGAAGGCGGTTTCGCCCCCAACCTGAACAGCCACAAAGAAGCCCTGCAACTGATGGTCGAAGCAACCGAAGCCGCAGGCTACAAAGCAGGCGAAGACGTGTTGTTCGCCTTGGACTGCGCGTCCAGCGAGTTCTACAAAGACGGCAAATACCACTTGGAAGCCGAAGGCCGCTTTTACACCAGTGCGGAATTTGCCGAATACTTGGAAGGCCTGGTCAACGAGTTCCCCATCATCTCCATCGAAGACGGCATGGATGAAAACGACTGGGAAGGCTGGAAACTGCTGACCGAAAAATTGGGCGGCAAAGTCCAGCTCGTTGGCGACGACCTCTTCGTTACCAATCCGAAAATCCTTGCCGAAGGCATTGAAAAAGGCGTGGCAAACGCACTATTGGTCAAAGTCAACCAAATCGGTACTTTGAGCGAAACCCTGAAAGCCGTCGACTTGGCCAAACGCAACCGCTATGCCTGCGTAATGAGCCACCGTTCCGGCGAGACCGAAGACAGCACCATTGCCGACTTGGCAGTCGCCACCAACTGCATGCAGATTAAAACCGGTTCCCTGTCCCGTTCCGACCGTATGGCGAAATACAACCAACTGCTGCGTATCGAGGAAGAATTGGCGGAAGCCGCCTACTACCCCGGCAAGGCCGCATTCTACCAACTGGGAAAATAA
- the nrdB gene encoding class Ia ribonucleoside-diphosphate reductase subunit beta, with amino-acid sequence MSYSTFPKTKNDALKEPMFFGQPVNVARYDQQKYEVFEKLIEKQLSFFWRPEEIDVSRDRIDYANLPEHEKHIFISNLKYQTLLDSIQGRSPNVALLPLVSIPELETWIETWSFSETIHSRSYTHIIRNIVNDPSVVFDDIVENEYITARAEDIACYYDDLIEYTQYYNLLGEGMHNVGGKLVTVSLRGLKKKLYLCLMCVNVLEAIRFYVSFACSFAFAERELMEGNAKIIKLIARDEALHLTSTQHMLNLMRSGVDDPEMAEIAAELQDECFQLFKKAAEQEKEWAAYLFKDGSMIGLNKEILSQYVEYITNLRMQAVGLPAGFEGANQNPIPWINAWLSSDNVQVAPQEVEISSYLIGQIDSEVNTDDLGDFEL; translated from the coding sequence ATGTCATACAGCACCTTTCCCAAAACCAAAAACGACGCGCTGAAAGAGCCGATGTTTTTCGGTCAGCCAGTGAATGTTGCACGTTATGACCAGCAGAAATACGAAGTATTTGAAAAACTGATTGAAAAGCAACTGTCTTTCTTCTGGCGGCCTGAAGAAATTGATGTCTCGCGCGACCGTATCGACTACGCCAACCTGCCCGAACACGAAAAACATATTTTCATCAGCAATCTGAAATATCAAACACTGCTCGATTCCATTCAAGGGCGCAGTCCGAATGTTGCCTTGCTGCCGTTGGTATCGATTCCCGAGCTGGAAACGTGGATTGAAACGTGGAGCTTTAGCGAAACCATCCATTCGCGCAGCTATACCCATATCATCCGCAATATCGTGAATGACCCGTCGGTCGTGTTTGATGATATTGTCGAAAACGAATACATTACCGCACGCGCCGAAGATATTGCCTGCTATTACGATGATTTAATCGAATACACCCAGTATTACAACCTGTTGGGCGAAGGGATGCACAATGTCGGCGGCAAGCTCGTTACCGTGTCTTTGCGCGGGTTGAAGAAAAAGCTCTATCTCTGCCTGATGTGCGTCAACGTGTTGGAAGCCATCCGTTTCTACGTTTCATTTGCCTGCTCGTTTGCTTTTGCCGAGCGCGAATTGATGGAAGGCAACGCCAAAATCATCAAACTGATTGCCCGTGACGAAGCACTGCATCTGACCAGTACGCAGCATATGCTTAATTTGATGCGTTCGGGTGTCGATGATCCGGAAATGGCAGAAATTGCCGCCGAGTTGCAGGATGAATGCTTCCAACTCTTTAAAAAAGCGGCGGAACAGGAAAAAGAGTGGGCGGCATATTTGTTTAAAGACGGTTCGATGATTGGTTTGAACAAGGAAATCTTATCCCAATACGTCGAATATATTACCAATCTGCGTATGCAGGCGGTGGGATTGCCGGCTGGATTTGAAGGTGCAAATCAAAACCCGATTCCGTGGATTAATGCGTGGCTGTCGTCCGACAACGTACAGGTCGCGCCGCAGGAAGTGGAAATCTCTTCTTACCTTATCGGACAGATTGACTCTGAAGTGAATACGGATGATTTGGGCGACTTTGAGCTGTAA
- a CDS encoding DUF2004 domain-containing protein translates to MSIFHPYFQQLSTEGFDGEEDVLWEDELTVKGNLVEVSLWAENENSLPTKTLDAFAAFLSELEKADDAARAALTEYLKRDSRYIDFHTEDTQTSRDAAKFVRTMQLTYISLWAESPAFAVMDYMPANMESDEILAVKLHLDGSIFSIDWES, encoded by the coding sequence ATGTCGATTTTTCACCCCTATTTCCAACAACTGTCCACCGAGGGTTTTGACGGAGAAGAAGATGTCCTCTGGGAAGACGAGCTGACCGTCAAAGGCAATCTTGTCGAGGTATCCCTGTGGGCAGAAAATGAAAACAGCCTGCCAACCAAAACATTGGATGCATTTGCCGCCTTCCTGTCCGAATTGGAAAAAGCCGATGATGCCGCACGCGCCGCACTGACGGAATATTTGAAACGGGACAGCCGCTATATCGACTTTCACACCGAAGATACCCAAACAAGCCGCGATGCGGCAAAGTTTGTCCGCACCATGCAGTTGACCTATATCAGCTTATGGGCAGAAAGTCCGGCTTTTGCCGTTATGGATTATATGCCCGCCAATATGGAAAGCGACGAAATCCTTGCCGTCAAACTGCATTTGGACGGCAGCATTTTCTCAATCGATTGGGAGAGTTGA
- the yfaE gene encoding class I ribonucleotide reductase maintenance protein YfaE yields MALISTRDRVFELLEGETLLEGLERTGHMVEYQCRSGYCGSCRVKILEGSVTYREPPLAFLGRDEILPCCCCVEGDVRLDCGLTGKEESLPDGFLK; encoded by the coding sequence ATGGCACTCATTAGTACGAGAGATAGGGTTTTTGAGTTGTTGGAGGGGGAAACTTTGTTGGAAGGCCTGGAACGGACGGGGCATATGGTGGAATATCAGTGCCGAAGCGGATATTGCGGATCGTGCCGGGTAAAGATTTTGGAGGGAAGCGTTACTTATCGGGAGCCGCCGTTGGCTTTTTTGGGGCGGGACGAGATACTGCCGTGCTGCTGTTGTGTCGAGGGGGATGTCAGGCTGGATTGCGGTTTGACGGGGAAAGAGGAAAGTCTGCCTGACGGTTTCTTGAAATAA
- a CDS encoding DUF4149 domain-containing protein — MMQTFRKISLYAATLWLGMQIMTGYIAAPVLFKMLPKMQAGKIAGVLFDILSWSGLAVWGAVLIAAFSVLTRLQTALLIFLLSALAANRFLVTPVIEALKYGHENWLLSALGGSFGMWHGISSIVFMAAALLSIYLSWRLYGKNAV, encoded by the coding sequence ATGATGCAGACTTTCCGAAAAATCAGCCTGTATGCCGCAACCTTGTGGCTCGGTATGCAGATTATGACGGGTTATATCGCCGCACCGGTGCTGTTCAAAATGCTGCCCAAAATGCAGGCGGGCAAAATTGCCGGCGTATTGTTCGACATCCTTTCTTGGAGCGGGCTTGCCGTTTGGGGCGCGGTGCTGATTGCCGCCTTTTCCGTCCTGACCCGGCTGCAAACCGCCCTGCTGATTTTTTTATTGTCCGCCCTTGCCGCCAACCGATTCTTGGTTACACCCGTTATCGAGGCGCTGAAATACGGGCATGAGAATTGGCTGTTGTCGGCTTTGGGCGGATCTTTCGGAATGTGGCACGGCATTTCCAGTATTGTTTTTATGGCGGCCGCCCTACTTTCGATTTACTTAAGTTGGCGGCTCTACGGCAAAAATGCCGTCTGA
- a CDS encoding Abi family protein, whose translation MQSKQIKEPKLWKSYDEQLEILKSRGLQIDDEKNALGYLRSIGYYRLSGYFYSFRQFDPQNPNSRLDRFITDTRFGDVKSLYMFDKKLRQLALDALERIEVALRVNIAHTLGQYDPLSYKDNKYFTSGFNHAEWMNRHDNLVEREKKTGFITHHLEHYIDLPIWVACEVWDFGTMSMMYKGMLNKDKDRIAKLYRLKDGKHLQTHLHAFNFIRNVSAHYSRLWNRDITFKASLKGLSDAEWKSFPINKPFVYFCLMKRMLDIICPRTEWGSRLLALLDEFPDVANEAVSLRDMGLENNPRN comes from the coding sequence ATGCAAAGCAAACAGATAAAAGAACCCAAGCTTTGGAAATCTTACGATGAACAGTTGGAAATTCTGAAAAGTAGAGGATTACAGATCGATGACGAAAAAAATGCATTAGGATATTTACGCAGTATTGGTTATTACCGACTAAGTGGCTATTTTTACTCTTTCCGCCAATTTGATCCCCAAAATCCTAATAGCAGGTTAGATAGGTTTATTACAGATACTCGTTTTGGAGATGTCAAAAGCCTTTATATGTTCGATAAGAAATTGCGGCAATTGGCATTAGATGCACTGGAAAGAATTGAAGTAGCTCTTCGGGTAAATATCGCCCATACATTGGGGCAGTATGATCCCTTGTCTTACAAGGATAACAAATATTTTACCTCTGGCTTTAATCATGCCGAATGGATGAATAGGCATGATAATTTAGTCGAACGTGAAAAGAAAACCGGTTTTATTACACATCATTTGGAACATTATATCGATTTACCTATTTGGGTAGCCTGTGAAGTATGGGATTTTGGTACGATGTCCATGATGTATAAAGGGATGTTAAATAAAGATAAAGACCGTATTGCCAAATTGTATCGTTTGAAAGATGGCAAACATCTACAAACGCATCTACACGCATTTAACTTTATTCGCAACGTTTCGGCACATTACAGTCGATTATGGAATAGAGACATTACGTTTAAAGCCAGCTTGAAAGGTTTGTCTGATGCAGAATGGAAATCATTTCCTATCAATAAACCGTTTGTGTATTTTTGCCTGATGAAACGGATGTTGGATATTATTTGTCCGCGAACCGAATGGGGAAGCCGTCTTCTTGCTTTACTGGATGAGTTTCCAGATGTCGCGAATGAAGCTGTAAGTTTGCGCGATATGGGTTTGGAAAATAATCCGCGAAACTAG
- a CDS encoding stress response protein, with the protein MLAILLSAILGLVSTTAAAGTSEPAHRHTKHIRKANKQMLHPECRKYLERRAAWYRLQGNVQELRENKKARKAFRSLPYKEQRIQCRAAYEAFDDFDGGRFSR; encoded by the coding sequence ATGCTTGCCATACTGTTGTCTGCAATATTGGGACTGGTATCGACAACTGCCGCTGCCGGTACGTCAGAACCCGCCCACCGCCATACCAAACATATCCGCAAGGCAAACAAGCAGATGCTGCACCCCGAATGCAGGAAATATTTGGAACGCCGTGCCGCGTGGTACCGATTGCAAGGCAACGTGCAGGAATTGCGCGAAAACAAAAAGGCGCGCAAAGCATTCCGCTCCCTGCCTTATAAGGAACAAAGAATCCAATGCCGGGCGGCTTATGAGGCTTTCGATGATTTCGACGGCGGCAGGTTCAGCCGTTAA
- a CDS encoding 1-acyl-sn-glycerol-3-phosphate acyltransferase: MSSNKASIFTRLHRLCRLAVWLFKTGKNLRGIDGGCPESRNRAVIELGRGALAALDIGLEVGGHAPEHPNGVLVAANHVSWLDIFAMSAVYPSSFIAKQEIKSWPVLGKMGQNAGTVFINRNSRRDIEPINRAVCETLQRGQNVSFFPEARTSSGLELLPFKAALFQSAIDAGAKVLAVALRYYDETGKRTARPSYADVGLPTCLWRIVSMKKLTIKVDFVCVADAAESEDRYALKDKIEESIRAVVAGDADIAV; encoded by the coding sequence ATGTCTTCAAATAAAGCTTCAATTTTTACACGCCTGCATCGGTTGTGCCGTTTGGCGGTCTGGCTGTTTAAAACAGGGAAAAACCTGCGCGGTATTGACGGCGGCTGCCCCGAGTCGCGCAATCGTGCGGTAATCGAGTTGGGCCGGGGGGCTTTGGCGGCTTTGGATATCGGATTGGAGGTGGGCGGGCACGCACCCGAACATCCGAACGGTGTCTTGGTAGCTGCCAACCACGTGTCCTGGCTGGATATTTTCGCGATGAGCGCGGTTTATCCGAGCAGCTTTATCGCCAAGCAGGAAATCAAAAGCTGGCCGGTATTGGGCAAGATGGGGCAGAACGCGGGAACGGTGTTCATCAACCGCAATTCGCGGCGCGACATCGAGCCGATTAACCGCGCCGTCTGCGAAACCTTGCAACGCGGTCAAAACGTCAGTTTTTTTCCTGAAGCGCGGACTTCTTCCGGCTTGGAGCTTTTGCCTTTTAAAGCCGCACTGTTCCAATCCGCTATCGATGCGGGGGCAAAGGTTTTGGCGGTCGCGCTGCGTTATTATGACGAAACGGGAAAAAGGACGGCTCGTCCCTCATATGCCGATGTCGGTTTGCCGACCTGTCTGTGGCGCATTGTGTCTATGAAAAAATTGACGATAAAAGTCGATTTCGTTTGCGTGGCGGACGCGGCGGAAAGCGAAGACCGTTATGCTTTAAAAGATAAAATCGAAGAAAGCATCCGTGCCGTTGTCGCCGGCGATGCGGATATTGCCGTCTGA
- the panD gene encoding aspartate 1-decarboxylase, whose amino-acid sequence MFRTMLGGKIHRATVTEADLNYVGSITVDQDLLDAAGIYPNEKVAIVNNNNGERFETYTISGKRGSGVVCLNGAAARLVQKGDIVIIMSYIQLSEPEIAAHEPKVVLLDGNNKIRDIISYEPPHTVL is encoded by the coding sequence ATGTTCCGTACTATGCTTGGCGGAAAAATCCACCGCGCCACCGTAACCGAAGCCGATTTGAACTACGTCGGCAGCATTACCGTCGATCAAGACCTATTGGACGCGGCAGGCATCTATCCCAACGAAAAAGTCGCCATCGTCAACAACAACAACGGCGAACGTTTTGAAACCTATACCATTTCAGGCAAACGCGGCAGCGGCGTGGTCTGCCTGAACGGGGCGGCGGCCAGGCTGGTACAGAAAGGCGATATCGTCATCATCATGTCTTATATCCAACTCTCCGAGCCTGAAATCGCCGCACACGAGCCCAAAGTCGTCTTATTGGACGGAAACAACAAAATCCGCGACATCATCTCCTATGAGCCGCCGCACACCGTGCTGTAA
- the nrdA gene encoding class 1a ribonucleoside-diphosphate reductase subunit alpha — translation MNTTADLKVTKRDGRLEPIDLDKIHRVVTWAAKGLENVSVSQVELKSHIQFYNGIRTDDIHETIIKAAADLISEDTPDYQYLAARLAIFHLRKIAYGEYEPPHLYDHVKKLTDAGKYDRHILEDYSREEFDELNSYIDHERDMSFSYAAVKQLEGKYLVQNRVTRQIYETPQFLYVLVAMCLFSKYPKETRLGYVKRFYDAVSTFKVSLPTPIMSGVRTPTRQFSSCVLIECDDSLDSINATTSAIVKYVSQRAGIGINAGRIRGLDSEIRGGEARHTGCIPFFKMFQAAVKSCSQGGVRGGAATLFYPLWHIEAESLLVLKNNRGVEDNRIRQLDYGVQINRLLYTRLIKGGNITLFSPNEVPGLYEAFFADQDEFERLYTKYEQDPNIRKRIIPAADLFSTLMQERAGTGRIYIQNVDHCNTHSPFDPSVAPVHQSNLCMEIALPTKPLDNINDPNGEIALCTLSAFNLGALNNLDELEGLADLTVRALDALLDYQGYPVEAARTSTMGRRSLGIGVINYAYYLAKNGVRYSDGSALGLTHRTFEAMQYYLLKASVNLAKEYGACTLFNQTVYSQGKLPIDTYKKDLDAVCNEPLHYDWESLRADIVKYGLRNSTLTALMPSETSSQIANATNGIEPPRGLVTVKASKDGILKQVVPEFETLKNAYETLWQLPGNEGYLKLVGVMQKFVDQAISANTAYDPGKFEGNKVSMKQMLKDLLTAYKYGVKTLYYHNTRDGADDTQADIQDDGCAGGACKI, via the coding sequence ATGAATACGACGGCTGATTTGAAAGTAACCAAACGTGACGGCAGATTAGAACCCATTGATTTGGATAAGATTCACCGTGTCGTCACTTGGGCGGCGAAAGGGTTGGAAAATGTTTCCGTGTCGCAGGTCGAGTTGAAATCGCACATCCAGTTCTACAACGGCATCCGCACCGACGACATCCACGAAACCATCATCAAAGCCGCTGCCGATTTAATTTCGGAAGATACCCCGGACTACCAATACCTTGCAGCACGTTTGGCGATTTTCCATCTGCGTAAAATAGCCTACGGCGAATACGAGCCGCCGCACCTTTACGACCACGTTAAAAAACTTACCGATGCCGGAAAATACGACAGGCATATCCTTGAGGATTACAGCCGCGAAGAATTTGACGAACTGAACTCCTATATCGACCACGAACGCGATATGTCCTTCTCCTATGCCGCCGTCAAGCAACTCGAAGGCAAATATCTGGTACAGAACCGCGTTACCCGCCAGATTTACGAAACGCCACAGTTTTTATATGTTTTGGTGGCGATGTGCCTGTTCAGCAAATACCCGAAAGAGACGCGCTTGGGTTACGTCAAACGGTTTTACGATGCCGTTTCCACATTCAAAGTATCGCTGCCGACCCCGATTATGAGCGGCGTGCGTACGCCTACGCGCCAGTTCTCAAGCTGTGTGCTGATTGAATGCGACGATAGTTTGGATTCCATCAATGCCACTACCAGCGCGATTGTGAAATACGTTTCCCAGCGTGCGGGCATCGGCATCAATGCCGGACGTATCCGCGGTTTGGACAGCGAAATCCGGGGCGGCGAAGCGCGGCATACCGGCTGCATCCCGTTTTTCAAAATGTTTCAGGCGGCGGTCAAATCCTGTTCGCAAGGCGGCGTGCGCGGCGGCGCGGCAACCTTGTTCTACCCCTTGTGGCATATCGAAGCCGAAAGCCTGCTGGTGTTGAAAAACAACCGGGGCGTGGAAGACAACCGTATCCGCCAGCTTGATTACGGTGTGCAAATCAACCGCCTACTGTACACCCGCCTGATTAAGGGCGGCAACATTACGCTGTTTTCGCCCAACGAGGTTCCGGGGTTGTACGAAGCGTTTTTTGCCGACCAAGACGAATTTGAGCGGCTCTATACGAAATACGAGCAAGACCCGAACATACGCAAGCGTATCATTCCGGCTGCCGACCTGTTTTCCACGCTGATGCAGGAGCGTGCCGGGACCGGGCGCATTTACATTCAAAACGTCGATCATTGCAATACGCACAGCCCGTTTGATCCGAGTGTCGCCCCCGTGCACCAGTCCAACCTGTGCATGGAAATCGCACTGCCGACCAAACCTCTGGACAATATCAACGACCCGAACGGCGAAATCGCCCTGTGTACACTGTCCGCCTTCAATTTGGGCGCATTGAACAACTTGGACGAGTTGGAAGGGCTTGCTGATTTGACCGTTCGCGCACTCGATGCACTTTTAGATTATCAGGGATATCCGGTAGAAGCCGCGCGTACCTCTACCATGGGTCGCCGTTCGCTCGGTATAGGCGTCATCAACTACGCCTACTATCTGGCGAAAAACGGTGTCCGCTACAGCGACGGTTCCGCGCTCGGTCTGACCCACCGTACCTTTGAAGCCATGCAGTATTACCTGCTCAAAGCGTCAGTAAACCTTGCCAAAGAATACGGTGCGTGCACGCTCTTTAACCAAACCGTTTATTCGCAAGGCAAACTGCCAATCGACACCTACAAAAAAGATTTGGATGCCGTGTGCAACGAGCCTTTGCACTACGACTGGGAAAGCCTGCGTGCCGACATCGTCAAATACGGCCTGCGTAACTCCACCCTGACCGCGCTTATGCCGTCTGAAACCAGTTCGCAAATTGCCAACGCCACCAACGGCATCGAGCCGCCGCGCGGATTGGTAACGGTCAAAGCGTCGAAAGACGGCATCCTGAAACAAGTCGTTCCAGAGTTTGAAACCCTGAAAAATGCCTACGAAACCCTGTGGCAGCTTCCCGGCAACGAAGGCTACCTGAAACTTGTCGGCGTGATGCAAAAATTCGTCGATCAGGCGATTTCCGCCAATACCGCATACGACCCGGGCAAATTTGAAGGCAACAAGGTTTCCATGAAGCAAATGCTGAAAGACCTGCTGACCGCCTACAAATACGGCGTCAAAACCCTGTACTACCACAACACCCGCGACGGCGCGGACGATACGCAAGCCGATATTCAAGATGACGGCTGCGCGGGCGGGGCTTGTAAGATTTGA